One genomic region from Brienomyrus brachyistius isolate T26 unplaced genomic scaffold, BBRACH_0.4 scaffold62, whole genome shotgun sequence encodes:
- the dip2a gene encoding LOW QUALITY PROTEIN: disco-interacting protein 2 homolog A (The sequence of the model RefSeq protein was modified relative to this genomic sequence to represent the inferred CDS: inserted 2 bases in 1 codon) codes for MAERNSTGLLMMMLEPTPATALTLPAEVREKLAELELELSEGDITQKGYEKKRGKLLAPYIPQIQGVDPSLQIDNRIQASSQVCPIGSKQNKSRPNNSRDERFRSDLHTEAVQAALAKYKERKMPMPSKRRSVLVQSSVEACTPPDTSSASEDEGSLRRQGRLATSTPYQXPTPGVEHWFNRVIQGSSTSSSASSTSSHPGGRPHTAAVAVLADLMAHTQLDNHSAPPDVTGLSERSLHVERPQDASVRGVPRGYNNSNLLETADGSDGKVAGVSLAIDGVPVNSRVSSKIQQLLNTLKRPKRPPLREFFLDDFEELLDVQHPDPNQPKPEGTQMSPLAGEPLGVVSNWPPSLLASLQRWGTTQPKSPCLTALDNSGKAVYTITYGKLWTRSQKLAYTLLNKLSSRNEPLLRPGDRVALVFPNNDPVMFMVAFYGCLLAELVPVPIEVPLTRKDAGSQQIGFLLGSCGVALALTTDACQKGLPKAQTGEVVTFKGWPRLLWFVTDGKHVVKPHKDWHPPIRDASNETAYIEYKTSKEGSTMGITVSHAAMLAHCHALTQACSYSEGETITNVLDFKRDAGLWHGVLTSIMNRMHVISIPYSLMKVNPLSWIQKVHTYKARVAVVKSRDMHWSLLAQRDQRDISLSSLRMLIVADGANPWSISSCDAFLNVFQSRGLRPEVICPCASSPEAMTVAIRRPPEMGVPPPGKAVLSMSGLSHGVIRVDTEEKLSVLTVQDVGQVMPGALVCVVRIEGTPYLCHSDEVGEICLSSSSTGVSYFGLPGMTKNVFETVPVAASGAPISDRPFTRTSLLGFVGPDNLVFVVGKMDGLMVVSGRRHNADDVVATALAVEPMKFVYRGRIAVFSVTVLHDERIVVVAEQRPDASEEDSFQWMSRVLQAIDSIHQVGVYCLALVPANTLPKAPLGGIHISETKQRFLEGALHPCNVLMCPHTCVTNLPKPRQKQPEVGPASMIVGNLVAGKRIAQACGRDVTQLEDNDQARKFLYLQDVLQWRAQATPDHPLFLLLNAKGTVASSASCLQLHKRAERVAVALMEKGRLNTGDHVALVYPPGIDLIATFYGCLYAGCVPVTVRPPHPQNLATTLPTVKMIVEVSKSVCILTTQAIMKLLKSKEAAAAVDVKTWPTVLDTDDLPRKRPPHIYKPPTPEMLAYLDFSVSTTGILAGVKMSHSATSALCRSIKLQCELYPSRQIAICLDPYCGLGFALWCLCSVYSGHQSILVPPLELESNVSLWLGAVSHYKVRVTFCSYSVMEMCTKGLGLQTEALKMRNISLACVRTCMVVAEERPRISLTQSFSKIFKDLGLSPRAVSTTFGCRVNIAICLQGTAGPDPTTVYVDMRALRHDRVRLVERGSPHSLPLMESGKILPGVKVIIANPETKGPLGDSHLGEIWVSSPHNATGYYTVYGEEALHADHFNTRLSFGDTQTMWARTGYLGFLRRTELTDASGERHDALYVVGSLDETLELRGMRYHPIDIETSVIRSHKSIAECAVFTWTNLLVVVVELEGSEQEALDLVALVTNVVLEEHYLIVGVVVVVDPGVIPINSRGEKQRMHLRDGFLADQLDPIYVAYNM; via the exons GCGTAGACCCATCTCTGCAGATCGACAACAGAATCCAGGCCTCCTCGCAAGTGTGTCCCATTGGCTCCAAGCAGAACAAGTCCCGGCCCAACAACTCCAGGGATGAGCGCTTCCGATCCG accTGCACACGGAAGCCGTACAAGCAGCCTTGGCCAAGTACAAAGAGAGGAAGATGCCCATGCCTTCTAAACGGAGGTCCGTGCTAGTGCAGTCCTCTGTGGAAGCATGTACCCCCCCAG ACACCTCATCGGCCTCAGAAGACGAGGGCTCACTTCGGCGGCAGGGCCGGCTGGCCACCTCCACGCCGTACCA CCCCACCCCCGGCGTGGAGCACTGGTTTAACAGGGTCATCCAGGGCTCGTCCACCTCATCCTCCGCATCCTCCACCTCATCCCACCCAGGAGGAAGGCCCCACACAGCCGCCGTCGCCGTGCTGGCAGATCTCATGGCACACACCCAGCTAG ACAACCATTCGGCACCGCCCGATGTGACGGGCCTATCAGAGCGCTCTCTGCATGTGGAGCGTCCCCAGGATGCCTCGGTCCGGGGGGTCCCCAGGGGCTACAACAACTCCAACCTGCTGGAGACCGCAGATG GCTCTGATGGGAAAGTTGCCGGGGTGTCCCTAGCGATCGATG GGGTGCCGGTCAACAGTCGCGTGTCGTCAAAGATCCAGCAGCTGCTCAACACACTGAAGAGGCCCAAACGGCCGCCGCTGCGCGAGTTCTTCCTCGACGACTTTGAGGAGTTGCTGGACG TCCAGCACCCAGACCCCAACCAGCCAAAGCCAGAGGGTACCCAAATGAGCCCCCTAGCAGGAGAGCCCCTGGGTGTGGTCTCCAACTGGCCCCCGTCCCTGCTGGCGTCTCTGCAGCGATGGGGCACCACCCAGCCCAAGAGCccctgcctgactgcactggATAACTCTGGCAAGGCCGTCTACACCATCACTTACG GAAAGCTGTGGACGCGTAGTCAGAAGCTGGCATACACGCTCCTCAACAAGCTGAGCTCTCGCAATGAGCCGCTCCTGCGGCCGGGTGACCGG GTGGCGCTAGTGTTCCCCAACAATGACCCAGTGATGTTCATGGTGGCATTCTATGGCTGTTTACTGGCAGAGCTGGTCCCAGTGCCCATTGAGGTGCCTCTCACTAGGAAG GATGCAGGAAGTCAGCAAATCGGATTCCTATTGGGCAGCTGCGGGGTAGCCCTGGCCCTGACCACAGACGCCTGTCAGAAGGGTCTCCCTAAAGCACAGACGGGAGAGGTCGTGACCTTTAAAG gctGGCCACGGTTGCTGTGGTTCGTGACAGACGGGAAACACGTGGTGAAACCCCACAAGGACTGGCACCCCCCCATCCGGGACGCCAGCAACGAGACCGCCTACATCGAG TACAAGACGAGCAAGGAAGGCAGCACCATGGGTATCACGGTCTCGCACGCCGCCATGCTGGCCCACTGCCACGCCCTCACGCAGGCCTGCAGCTACTCCGAAG gcgAGACGATCACGAATGTCTTGGACTTCAAGCGAGACGCGGGTCTGTGGCACGGGGTCCTCACA AGTATAATGAACCGGATGCACGTGATCAGCATCCCGTACTCCCTGATGAAGGTGAACCCCCTCTCCTGGATTCAGAAAGTGCATACATACAAGG CGCGGGTTGCGGTGGTGAAGTCTAGGGACATGCACTGGTCGCTCTTGGCCCAGCGAGACCAGCGTGACATCAGCCTCAGCTCACTGCGAATGCTCATCGTCGCCGATGGGGCCAACCCCT GGTCCATCTCGTCCTGCGACGCCTTCCTCAACGTGTTCCAGTCTCGTGGGCTCAGGCCGGAGGTGATATGCCCTTGTGCCAGTTCCCCCGAAGCTATGACTGTCGCCATTCGCAG ACCTCCAGAGATGGGCGTGCCCCCCCCAGGAAAGGCGGTTCTGTCCATGAGTGGGCTCAGCCACGGCGTCATTCGGGTCGACACAGAGGAGAAGCTTTCGGTTCTGACTGTGCAAGATGTTGGCCAAGTCATGCCTGGCG CCCTGGTGTGTGTAGTGCGGATAGAGGGGACGCCATACCTGTGCCACAGCGACGAGGTGGGTGAGATCTGTCTGAGCTCGAGCAGCACTGGTGTCTCGTACTTCGGCTTGCCAGGCATGACCAAGAACGTGTTTGAG ACCGTGCCCGTGGCTGCATCGGGGGCCCCCATCTCTGACCGGCCCTTCACGAGAACCTCCCTCCTGGGCTTCGTGGGGCCG GATAACTTGGTGTTTGTGGTGGGGAAGATGGACGGCCTGATGGTGGTCAGCGGGCGGAGACACAATGCTGACGATGTTGTTGCCACGGCGCTGGCAGTAGAGCCTATGAAGTTTGTGTACCGAGGAAG GATCGCGGTATTCTCTGTGACGGTCCTCCATGACGAGCGGATTGTGGTGGTGGCTGAGCAGAGGCCAGACGCGTCGGAGGAGGACAGCTTCCAGTGGATGAGCCGTGTACTGCAG GCCATCGACAGCATCCACCAGGTGGGGGTGTACTGCCTGGCACTGGTCCCGGCCAACACGCTGCCCAAGGCCCCGCTGGGGGGCATCCACATCTCAGAGACCAAGCAACGCTTCCTGGAGGGGGCGCTGCATCCCTGCAACGTGCTAATGTGCCCCCACACCTGTGTCACCAACCTGCCCAAGCCCAGGCAGAAGCAGCCAG AGGTGGGACCCGCTTCTATGATAGTGGGGAACCTTGTGGCCGGGAAGAGGATCGCCCAGGCGTGTGGTAGGGATGTGACCCAGCTGGAGGACAATGACCAGGCACGTAAG TTCCTGTACCTGCAGGACGTCCTGCAGTGGAGAGCCCAGGCCACCCCAGACCATCCTCTGTTTCTGCTGCTTAACGCAAAG GGCACCGTGGCCAGCAGCGcctcctgcctgcagctccacaAGCGTGCCGAGCGGGTGGCCGTGGCCCTCATGGAGAAGGGCCGGCTCAACACCGGGGACCACGTGGCCCTCGTCTATCCCCCCG GAATCGACCTCATCGCCACCTTCTACGGGTGCCTGTACGCTGGCTGTGTGCCCGTGACCGTCAGGCCCCCCCACCCGCAGAACCTGGCCACCACCCTGCCCACCGTCAAGATGATTGTCGAG GTCAGCAAGTCTGTCTGCATCCTCACCACACAAGCAATAATGAAACTGCTGAAATCCAAAGAAGCTGCAGCCGCTGTAGATGTGAAAACGTGGCCCACGGTGCTGGACACAG ACGACCTCCCGAGGAAGAGGCCCCCCCACATCTACAAGCCCCCCACGCCAGAGATGCTGGCCTACCTGGACTTCAGCGTGTCCACCACCGGCATCCTGGCCGGAGTGAAG ATGTCCCACTCTGCCACCAGTGCTTTGTGTCGCTCCAttaagctgcagtgtgagttgtACCCATCCCGTCAGATCGCCATCTGTCTGGACCCCTACTGCGGGCTCGGCTTCGCCCTCTGGTGCCTCTGCAG CGTGTACtcaggacaccagtccatccTGGTACCCCCCCTGGAGCTGGAGAGCAATGTGTCTCTCTGGCTGGGGGCCGTTAGTCACTACAAGGTGCGAGTGACCTTCTGCTCCTACTCTGTCATGGAGATGTGCACCAAAGGCCTAGGCCTGCAGACCGAGGCCCTCAAG ATGCGGAACATCAGCCTGGCCTGTGTGCGGACGTGCATGGTGGTCGCAGAGGAGAGGCCCCGCATTTCCCTCACCCAGTCCTTCTCCAAGATCTTCAAGGATCTGGGACTCTCCCCCCGAGCCGTCAGCACCACCTTCGGCTGCCGCGTGAATATCGCCATCTGCCTGCAG GGCACAGCAGGTCCGGACCCCACCACAGTCTATGTGGATATGAGAGCCCTGCGACACGACAG GGTGCGGCTGGTGGAGAGGGGGTCTCCACATAGCCTGCCTCTGATGGAGTCTGGAAAG ATCTTGCCTGGGGTGAAGGTGATCATCGCCAATCCAGAGACGAAGGGACCTTTGGGCGATTCGCACCTGGGGGAG ATCTGGGTGAGCAGCCCCCACAATGCCACAGGCTACTACACCGTCTACGGCGAGGAGGCCCTGCACGCAGACCACTTCAACACCCGGCTGAGTTTCGGTGACACGCAGACCATGTGGGCGCGCACAGGGTACCTGGGCTTCCTACGCCGCACCGAGCTCACGGACGCCAGCGGGG AACGGCACGACGCGCTGTACGTGGTGGGCTCCCTGGACGAGACCCTGGAGCTCCGCGGCATGCGCTACCACCCCATCGACATCGAGACGTCCGTCATTCGGTCACACAAGAGCATCGCTGAGTG CGCTGTGTTCACCTGGACCAatctgctggtggtggtggtggagctggagggctcGGAGCAGGAGGCCCTGGACCTGGTGGCCCTGGTGACCAACGTGGTGCTGGAGGAGCACTACCTGATCGTGggcgtggtggtggtggtcgACCCGGGCGTCATACCCATCAACTCGCGCGGCGAGAAGCAGCGCATGCACCTGCGGGACGGATTCCTGGCCGACCAGCTGGATCCCATCTACGTGGCGTACAACATGTGA
- the LOC125725154 gene encoding gastrula zinc finger protein XlCGF17.1: MSEDSSPLAGVGPDGSFPEPEGAGTGDGGVEDPGGAHRCPECGRCFLGPAELEQHVASHGGVEEVRRRQSRDRRPALSSSRPALSSSLPRRANAGRRPHSCLLCTKTFISSSHLALHLRSHSGERKYKCSVCGKLFLQSSHLVRHKAIHTGERPFKCPECGKGFGRASHLKTHRRLHTGEKPFKCTQCDKAFTQKAGLIVHHRLHTGERPFSCSACGQAFRCAAHLLSHQALEAGEHRFACDYCDRAFRSAVALRRHEASSHSTLQAFRCSVCRCSFARSACLQPHVQDDGACRPYHCMVCNRIYAKMATFEKHCRQHQRHSGGVAASSAEDEEGQEEEGDLKTSQSAQPAGLQSPRPPQSEVTTRSRARAKAKGKTADPE, translated from the coding sequence ATGAGTGAGGACAGTTCCCCTCTCGCTGGTGTGGGGCCTGACGGTTCGTTCCCAGAGCCAGAGGGGGCTGGGACAGGAGATGGAGGGGTGGAAGACCCAGGTGGCGCCCACAGGTGCCCTGAGTGTGGGAGATGCTTTTTGGGTCCAGCCGAGCTGGAGCAGCACGTGGCATCCCACGGGGGAGTGGAGGAAGTGCGGCGCCGTCAGTCACGTGACCGCCGGCCCGCCCTCTCCTCCAGCCGGCCTGCCCTCTCCTCAAGCCTGCCTAGGCGTGCCAATGCGGGCAGACGTCCTCACAGCTGCCTGCTCTGCACCAAGACCTTCATCTCCTCATCACACCTGGCGCTGCACCTCCGCTCGCACAGCGGCGAGCGCAAGTATAAGTGCAGCGTGTGTGGAAAGCTCTTCCTGCAGTCGTCGCATCTGGTACGCCACAAGGCCATCCACACTGGCGAGCGGCCCTTCAAATGCCCCGAGTGCGGCAAGGGCTTCGGACGCGCCTCGCACCTCAAGACACACCGCCGGCTGCACACCGGCGAGAAGCCCTTCAAGTGCACGCAGTGCGACAAGGCCTTCACGCAGAAGGCCGGCCTCATCGTGCACCACCGGCTGCACACTGGCGAGCGGCCCTTCTCTTGCAGCGCCTGCGGCCAGGCCTTCCGCTGCGCTGCACACCTGCTGTCCCATCAGGCACTGGAGGCGGGAGAGCACCGATTCGCCTGCGACTACTGTGACCGCGCCTTCCGCTCAGCGGTGGCGCTCAGGCGGCACGAGGCATCCAGCCACAGCACACTGCAGGCCTTCCGCTGCAGCGTGTGCCGCTGCTCCTTCGCCcgttctgcctgcctgcagcCGCACGTGCAGGACGACGGCGCCTGCCGGCCGTACCACTGCATGGTGTGCAACAGGATCTATGCCAAGATGGCCACCTTCGAGAAGCACTGTCGGCAGCATCAGCGGCACAGTGGGGGCGTGGCTGCTTCCAGTGCCGAGGATGAGGAGGGGCAGGAAGAGGAGGGGGACCTCAAGACGTCTCAGTCGGCCCAGCCGGCTGGCCTTCAGTCCCCGCGGCCCCCCCAGAGCGAGGTCACCACGCGATCCAGGGCTCGGGCCAAAGCGAAGGGCAAGACGGCCGACCCTGAGTGA